In a single window of the Anabas testudineus chromosome 19, fAnaTes1.2, whole genome shotgun sequence genome:
- the nfe2l1b gene encoding endoplasmic reticulum membrane sensor NFE2L1b, producing MLYLKKYFTEGLIQFTILLSLIGVRVDVDTYLSNQLPPLREIILGPSSAYTQTQFHNLRNTLDGYGIHPKSVDLDHFFTTRRLLNQVRQLDRLSVPSTELNTWLVHRDSETVVSASSQSSSSITLDNGAGLEDINNPDATPAMRGGSGAPESTYSLNAADGSLGAVAPEGNQEQGSRDSNEDLTKEDIDLIDILWRQDIDLGAGREVFSYSNRQKESEEEKPSPQENKDRNEEQESWRNGVNLQEAQPVDGETGESIPEQLPSLGSQTSLSLQECLRLLEATFPFGEESEFPAPVVTPIEVSNEEVPSTSQGLPLAPQVLPAEPQLDLEQQWQDIMAIMELQAMEVNTTAVHNNSSSVSGTGGTTESNTAGNFGLSRSTPINQDVSLHQASLPSCSQDFPQIFNPQLESVSITPRTTMLRLSSSNSTNINSTFGATNLTGIFLPPHINSSNNNITSTPILPDPFSTLLEESMLDEISLLDLAMEEGFSQAQASQLEDELDSDSGLSLDSSHSPASPSSSETSCSSAASSSSTSATFSEEGAVGYSTDSEVATVETEEGAVGGYQPGYSKLCRMSYQDPSQFHSLPQLDSISHNHTYNLPLSSPFSEHAELPISTGKKTIRDKQNSKLHPPQDLFDKHSSRDERRARAMKIPFSNEKIINLPVEEFNELLAKHHLSEGQLALIRDIRRRGKNKLAAQNCRKRKLDTIINLEQGVQDLRRDKARLLKEKMEFIRSIRQMKQKMQSLYQEVFTQLRDEEGRPYPPSEYSLQYSADGSVLVMPRGMTTAEQNRKPEKKQKDKKK from the exons ATGCTTTACCTGAAAAAGTACTTCACAGAGGGCCTGATTCAGTTCACCATCCTTCTGAGTCTCATTGGGGTGCGGGTGGACGTTGACACCTATCTAAGCAATCAGCTGCCCCCACTGAGAGAGATCATCCTGGGCCCTAGCTCAGCCTACACCCAGACACAGTTTCACAACCTGCGCAACACGCTGGACGGCTATGGCATCCATCCAAAGAGTGTGGACCTCGACCATTTCTTCACCACTCGACGACTGCTGAACCAGGTGCGCCAGCTGGATCGCTTGTCTGTGCCCAGTACCGAGCTCAACACCTGGCTAGTGCATCGTGACTCGGAGACTGTGGTGTCCGCCAGCAGCCAGTCCAGCTCTAGCATCACCCTGGACAATGGGGCCGGCCTAGAGGACATTAACAACCCTGACGCTACCCCGGCCATGAGGGGAGGAAGTGGAGCGCCTGAATCCACATACAGCCTGAACGCAGCGGACGGCAGCCTGGGTGCTGTAGCCCCAGAGGGCAACCAGGAGCAGGGCAGCAGAGACAGCAATGAGGACCTCACCAAAGAG GACATTGACTTGATTGACATCCTGTGGAGACAGGACATCGACCTTGGTGCGGGAAGAGAAGTGTTCAGCTACAGCAACCGTCagaaggagagtgaggaggagaagcCCAGCCCACAGGAGAACAAGGACAGGAATGAGGAACAGGAGAGCTGGAGAAACGGAGTAAACCTACAAGAGGCTCAGCCGGTGGACGGGGAGACTGGAGAGAGTATTCCCGAGCAG CTCCCAAGTCTCGGCTCACAGACTTCACTGTCTCTACAAGAATGCTTGAGGCTGTTGGAGGCAACTTTTCCTTTTGGAGAAGAATCTGAG TTTCCAGCCCCAGTCGTGACCCCAATAGAAGTTTCCAATGAAGAAGTTCCTTCAACATCTCAGGGCCTCCCTCTGGCACCGCAGGTGCTCCCAGCAGAGCCACAGTTAGACCTGGAGCAGCAGTGGCAAGACATCATGGCCATCATGGAGCTGCAG GCAATGGAAGTGAACACCACTGCGGTCCACAACAACTCCAGTAGTGTCAGTGGCACCGGTGGAACAACAGAGTCCAACACTGCGGGAAACTTTGGTCTTTCTCGCTCAACCCCAATAAACCAGGATGTCAGCCTTCACCAGGCCTCGCTCCCCAGCTGCAGCCAAGACTTCCCCCAGATTTTTAATCCCCAGCTGGAATCTGTGAGCATCACCCCAAGAACCACTATGCTCAGACTTTCCTCCAGCAACTCCACTAACATCAACTCCACCTTTGGAGCCACTAACCTGACTGGGATCTTCCTCCCACCACATATAAACAGTTCCAATAACAACATTACATCCACGCCTATCCTGCCTGATCCGTTCAGCACTTTGCTCGAGGAGTCCATGCTTGATGAGATTAGCTTGTTGGACCTTGCCATGGAGGAGGGCTTCAGCCAGGCCCAGGCGTCCCAGCTAGAGGATGAACTTGATTCAGATTCTGGCCTGTCCCTGGACTCTAGCCACAGCCCGGCTTCCCCAAGCAGTTCTGAGACATCCTGttcttctgcagcttcttcctcttcaaCGTCTGCCACCTTCTCAGAGGAGGGAGCTGTAGGCTACAGTACTGACTCTGAGGTAGCCACTGTGGAGACGGAGGAGGGTGCTGTAGGGGGTTATCAGCCTGGGTACAGCAAGCTCTGCCGTATGAGCTACCAGGACCCCTCTCAGTTTCACAGCCTCCCTCAGCTCGACAGCATCAGCCACAATCATACTTACAACCTGCCACTTTCCTCTCCGTTCTCTGAGCACGCAGAGCTCCCCATTTCGACTGGGAAGAAGACTATCCGAGACAAACAAAACTCAAAGCTTCACCCTCCTCAGGACTTGTTCGACAAACACTCAAGTCGTGATGAACGCCGAGCCAGGGCCATGAAAATCCCCTTCTCCAACGAAAAGATCATCAACTTGCCTGTAGAAGAGTTCAACGAGCTTTTAGCCAAGCACCACCTGAGTGAAGGCCAGCTAGCCCTCATCCGCGACATCCGCAGGCGCGGCAAGAACAAGCTGGCAGCCCAGAACTGCCGCAAGCGCAAGCTGGACACCATCATCAACCTGGAGCAGGGCGTCCAAGACCTGCGGCGCGACAAGGCTCGGCTGCTCAAGGAGAAGATGGAGTTTATCCGTTCGATCCGGCAGATGAAGCAGAAGATGCAAAGCCTGTACCAAGAGGTGTTCACTCAGCTACGGGACGAGGAGGGCCGGCCCTATCCTCCCAGCGAGTACTCGCTCCAGTACAGCGCTGATGGCAGCGTGCTGGTCATGCCCCGCGGCATGACAACAGCCGAGCAGAACCGTAAGCcggagaaaaaacagaaagacaaaaagaagtgA
- the cbx1b gene encoding chromobox protein homolog 1b, protein MSMSLTTEPSNDGPTVTEESKMTSAEKKEKKADDVAEEEEEEEEYVVEKVLNRRVVKGRVEYLLKWKGFSDEDNTWEPEDNLDCPDLIAEFLQSQKSAHDGKRKAAGDAEGDESKSKKKKDDTEKLRGFARGLDPERIIGATDSTGELMFLMKWKNSDEADLVPAKEANVKCPQVVISFYEERLTWHSYPTEDEKKDDKN, encoded by the exons ATGAGTATGAGCCTGACTACAGAACCCTCTAACGATGGTCCTACTGTTACAGAag AGAGCAAAATGACTTCAGCcgagaagaaggagaagaaggcgGATGATGTggctgaggaagaggaagaggaggaagaataTGTGGTGGAAAAGGTTCTGAATCGGCGAGTGGTGAAAGGACGAGTAGAGTACCTCCTCAAGTGGAAAGGCTTCTCTGA TGAAGACAACACGTGGGAGCCAGAAGACAACTTGGACTGTCCAGATTTGATTGCAGAATTTCTGCAGTCCCAGAAATCAGCACACGATGGGAAGAGGAAGGCAGCCGGAGACGCAGAAGGAGACGAAAGTaaatcaaagaagaaaaaagatgat ACAGAGAAGCTAAGGGGCTTTGCACGAGGTCTGGATCCAGAAAGGATTATCGGTGCCACAGATTCCACAGGAGAACTCATGTTCCTCATGAAATG gAAAAACTCTGATGAAGCTGACCTGGTGCCGGCGAAGGAGGCCAACGTGAAGTGTCCGCAGGTGGTCATCTCTTTCTATGAGGAGAGACTCACTTGGCACTCGTATCCCACCGAAGACGAGAAAAAGGACGACAAGAACTAA